In Streptomyces sp. HUAS MG91, the genomic stretch AGCTCCACCTTGAAGCTCGTGAGGGTTGCGGTGCAAGAGCGTAAGGAAGCAAAAACTATGGGAACTTCGAGAGATAGCCTCCCCCCTCTGGGAGCGCGAGGGGCCTCGGAGATGGCTCGTCCGTACAGCTCCTGACCTCAGGACAGCCCGAAGTTGTACCGCTCAGGCGGACCGCCCGGGATGCCGGGGCTCTTGATCGGTCTCAGGGTGGTCTGACGTTCCCTGTTGAACGGTGCGTCAACTTCAGTATTCTGAGCCTTTTTTGACACTGCCTAAATGATCTCTCTTTTATGCCACAATAACTCGCATGTCGAAGAAGGATGTGTGGGTTCGAATCGGCAGCAGGACCTTCGCTGCCAAAACTATCAAGGGAATGGACGACAGCGAACCCCGCTATCTCCAAGTCAGGGTGACTGGAGAGCGGGAGCCTTTGAAAGTCCGTGGCCGTATTCCATACCGGGCTGAGGGATTGACCGACGAGGAGCGGCGGCGTTACTCCGATTCCGTGCTGCCTGTGGTTGTCGCGCAAGGGCTCCTCGACGCGATCGCGGCCTGTACGGCGGACGGCGGGCATTGGCTGCTCAGCTTTGAGGACAACTCTGCTTGTACAGAGGCGAGTTGGGTGCGTAGCGAGTTGGGCAAGAGCGGGTTGCCGCCACAGCGGCGTGCGTATGCAGGGCCTTCGGTTACCGCGAACACGACGGCGTCGGACTCTGTGCCCGGGGGCGCGGACGGATCGGAGACGATGCCGGCGGGCGATCGTGCGCTGCTTGCCCTGGGGTACGGACGAGACAGTCATCGCCGGCGGAGTCTGGATGAGCGGGAGCGGCAGCGGATGCTCGCCCAAGTTCCTGCGCACTGGCGCGTCCCCGGTAGGTCGTCCGCGGCACCCGGGATGGCGGGCAGTGGCAGTGACGTGGAGTACGAGGAGGACGTCGCGGCGAGTGATGAGCAGCGTTGCGGGGCCAGGCACGGAGGTCTTGGGCGGATCTGCGAACTTCGCGAGAACCATGTGGGGTTGCACCGTGGGCACAGCCCTGCCGGCGTCTTCGCGTGTTGGGAAGGCGACGCCGATGTCTATGACGACTGAGGGCTGGGCGATGCTCGCGCGTGGTTGGGCGGCGGCGGTCAGTGCGGTGAGGTGAGCTTGCTGAAGACCCAGCGAAGGACTTCTTGGTCGACGCGGGTGCGGCCGGTGCGTTTGAGGGCGGTGTGGGTGAGGGTGGTTAGGCGGGCCCAGTTGCGGAAGTTGCCGTGTGCGGCGCGGCTGTCGGCGTAGGTGATGTGGTCGGGGTCGGCGTCGGCCCAGATGGGGTGGTAGAGCGGGATCGTCTGGAGGATCTCGTTGGGGGTGAGGCGGGTGAAGCGCTGCCAGATGAAGATCCGGGAGGAGAGCATCGGTTCTCGGGTCAGTGTCTGGTGGCAGCCTTCGTCGCCGACGAAGATGGCGGCGAGCTGGGTGTAGGGGTCGTCCCAGAGGTAGCGGACGTATTCCAGCTGGTCGCTTTGGAGCCACTGGGCTTCGTCCAGGACGAGGGTGCGCGGGTGGGTGGCGAGTGCGGTTTTGAGGAGGTGGTCGAACTCGCTGGCATAGCGCGGGGGCGGGCCTGGTAAGTCGAGTGCGGTGTGGAGTTCGTGGCGCACGGCGCGGGTGGTGGCGCGGGCGTGGAAGGTGATGCGGCGGATGTCCTCGGTGGGTTCGAGGGCGCGCAGGCAGCTGGTGACGGCCATGGTCTTGCCGAAGCCGGCGCCGCCGTGGACGCACATCATCGCGCGGGCCTCGATGGTGTCGGTGAGGTTTTCCCGGGCGGTGAGTAGCGCTTGGGTACTGACGAGGCGGGCGTCGGGCAGGGGGGTGTAGTGGTCGGTAGGTGCGGGTGGCAGGTGGCCGCCGGTCATGGGGAGTCCTCGGTTGGGTCTGATGGTCGGGTGCGGGCCTTGAGGGCGTCGGGGATGGCCCAGTCGGCTGGTGGCGCGGCGGGTGGGATGAGGTCGGGCAGCGCCAGGTCGGCCAGATCGGTGTACTGGTGCTGGTGCTGGTCGAGTTCACGGGCGGCTGCCGCGGCGGTCGTGGCGTCCAGACGGCGCGGTGGGACCGGTTCGGTGGCGGGAGCGAAGCGGGTGTGGCGCAGTTGCTCGGCGGCTTTCGCCTCGTCGCGCAGGTGCCGGGCGCGCTGGGTGCGGGTGCGGCGCAGCGTGGCGAGCTGCTCGTCGCTGGCCTGGTCGGCGAGGTGGGCGGTGTCGAGGTGGTGGCCGTGGGGTGTGCAGAGTTCGATCTCGTGGGTGTGGTGGGGCATGAAGCGCACCGTGACTTTGAGGCCGGTTTGTCCGGTCATCCAGTCGGCGATGTAGTCGCGGCTGCGGAAGCGGACGCCGTGGCTGGTGATGGTGCGGGTGCGGCCGTCGTCCTCGAGCGTGAACGACCATATGTCCGCCGGGGGTACGTCGTGGAGCGGGGTCGGGTCGGCCTGCCAGGCTTCGAGCGGGGTGGTGCCGTGCAGTTCGGCCGGCTGGTGTTCGGTGTTCCACCAGTGGGCCCAGGCGAGCAGGTGCCCGGTGAACGCCTCGAAGGACAGGGGTGGGGCCGTCTGGGGGCGGCGGTCGGGGCGGCGCTGCGGCTTCTTGGGGGTGTGGCCGGGCAGGGCGGCGAACAGCATGCGGGTGACGCAGTGGTTGAGGTTCTCGATGCTGCCTTTCAGGTGGGGGCTGTAGGGCGGCAGGACGGTGATGTCCGTGTCCAAGGCGGTCAGCGCGGTGGTGACGGTGCGGGAGAGGAAGTCGCGGCCGCGGTCGAAGTGCACCTGCTCGGGCAGGCCCCCGACGGGGCCGTAGGGGTGGTTGCGCAGGACGGCGGAGCGCAGTGCGGCCAGGACCGAGGCACGGGGTGGCGTGCCTGGGGTGACGGCGAGGCCGGTGATGGCTTTGGTCGCGCAGTCGATGAACCACGTGACGTATGGGGGGGGGACGAGGTCGCCGTCCGTGTCGACGCGGAGCGGGGCCTGGACGTGATCGGCCTCCCAGACGTCGTTGCGCCAGGTGCGGGGGGCGTTTGGCGAACACATCGTGGGCGCGCGCTGCTTCGGGGCCGTGGCGGTAGCCGGCCCGCTCCCCCGCCGTCAGGTCGCGGCGCACCGCGCGCAGGAACGTCGGCAGTGACGGCACGGTCTGGAGTAGCGGCACTGCTGCGGGCGGGGCGCCGCCTGGAACGGGTATGACAGGACGCGAGCCGGATTCGATGCTCGATGTCGGGGTGTCGTTCTCTTCGAGCGGCTCGGTAGCGGCGGCCCGGGCGCGGGCGACCAGTTCGCGGTGGACCGCGGAGGCGTTGCCGTGCCAGTACGCGAGCAGCACCCGGATCTCGGGGGTGATCTCGAACCGTTCGACACGGCGGGCTCCCGGGCGGGCGGCTGTCTCGGGTGTGGTGGTGGCGTCGGCGAGCCAGCGCCACACGGTGCGCTCGGATACGTTCAGGCACTGGGCGGTGGTGTGGACGTGGGCGCGGGTGAGCCGGCGTGCGGTGCGCAGGGCGAGCAGACGGCGCAGCGGCGGCGCCCGCAGTGCCGTCAACGTCACGGGATCCAGCACGGGCTCGGATCGGGGTGGCGCCAGCGTCGGGGCGTCGTCGTCCGGAGTGGTCGCGGTCATGAGGGGTGTCCTTCGGCCCGCGGGGTGGAATCGGTCAGAGGCTGACGGGACCAAGGCGGGAACAAGCGCGCCTGCAAGGCACGGTCCGCCACTGCCCCGGGGGCACGGGCCAGGGCCGCATACGCGTGGGAGGTGGTCTTCGCCCAGGTACGGAAGTTCCCCCTGGCGTGGGTGGTGTTGGTGTGCAGCAGATCGGTGTCCGTCGCCGCGTCCCACAGTGGGTGGAACAGGCGCAACACCGCGGGTACCTGGCCGGTGTCCAGGCGGGGCACCTGCTGCCAGGTCAAAACCCGGGAGGCCAGCGCGGAAGCACGCGCAAGGGTGCGCTCGGCGCCCGCACCGCACAGCACGAGAGAGGCCTGCGTCGTGGGCGCATCCGCGAGGAGGCGCAGGTAGTCCAGTTCCGGCGCGGCGATGCGCTGTACGTCATCGGTGACCAGCACGCCCGGGCCTGAAAGGCCTCAAGTAGCGCGCGGTCGGCCACCAGCGCGCGGTGCACCGGGCGCTTGACGAACTGGCCGGCCGCCTGGCTCAACCGGGTCCTGCGCCGCGCCGGCTGCCTCGGGGTCCACACCCGGGACGGCATGGAATACCTCGACCCGACGGCCTAGCGCGCGTTCGCGGTCGCCGACCACCAGTTCGCCCACGCCTACGTACGGCGGCCCGAGGACATCGCCGGGGTGCGTCGGGCGCTCGACGGCGTCGCAGGCGTCGCCCGGCTGCTGGGCGAGGCGGGCAAGAAGGAACACGCTCTGGACCACCCGCGCTCCGGTGAGCTGGTGGCGCTCGCCGAGCCGGACTCCTGGTTCACCTACGACTACTGGCTCGATGACGCCCGCGCCCCGGACTTCGCCCGGCTCGTGGACATCCATCGCACGCCCGGCTACGACCCCGCCGAACTGTTCCTCGACCCCCACGACCCCTACGTCAAGGTGCGGGCGGCGGGCGCGGTGGCCCGCAAGAAGCTGGGCATGCGCTACCGGATGGCGGTCGTCCCGCTGGACCCGGCCCCGGTGCGCGGCAGCCACGGCAGGCTGCCCGAGTGTCCCGAGGACGGCCCGGTGCTGCTGTGCTCACGCCCCGGCGAGGTCAGGTCAGGTCAGGTCAGCGGGACCCTC encodes the following:
- a CDS encoding ATP-binding protein, which translates into the protein MTGGHLPPAPTDHYTPLPDARLVSTQALLTARENLTDTIEARAMMCVHGGAGFGKTMAVTSCLRALEPTEDIRRITFHARATTRAVRHELHTALDLPGPPPRYASEFDHLLKTALATHPRTLVLDEAQWLQSDQLEYVRYLWDDPYTQLAAIFVGDEGCHQTLTREPMLSSRIFIWQRFTRLTPNEILQTIPLYHPIWADADPDHITYADSRAAHGNFRNWARLTTLTHTALKRTGRTRVDQEVLRWVFSKLTSPH
- a CDS encoding transposase family protein, yielding MCSPNAPRTWRNDVWEADHVQAPLRVDTDGDLVPPPYVTWFIDCATKAITGLAVTPGTPPRASVLAALRSAVLRNHPYGPVGGLPEQVHFDRGRDFLSRTVTTALTALDTDITVLPPYSPHLKGSIENLNHCVTRMLFAALPGHTPKKPQRRPDRRPQTAPPLSFEAFTGHLLAWAHWWNTEHQPAELHGTTPLEAWQADPTPLHDVPPADIWSFTLEDDGRTRTITSHGVRFRSRDYIADWMTGQTGLKVTVRFMPHHTHEIELCTPHGHHLDTAHLADQASDEQLATLRRTRTQRARHLRDEAKAAEQLRHTRFAPATEPVPPRRLDATTAAAAARELDQHQHQYTDLADLALPDLIPPAAPPADWAIPDALKARTRPSDPTEDSP